The genomic window CTCGTCGCGGTGCAGTCGAGGGTCAACGGCGAGGTCGCCACCGTCCTCGTGCCCGGGGTCACCGGCGGGTGGCGCGGGCCGGGCGGCGACCGGGTGGCGGCCGGGCTGGACGCGGCCGTGCTGTCGTTCGGCATCGGCTGGGTCGTCCTGGTCGTCACGTCCCTGCTCACCCCTCGCGGCCGGCGCGGCCTGCGCGCGGTGCTGTCGGCCCTGCGCCACGGCCGGCTGCGCTGGTGGCAGGCGCTCGGCGGCACGGCCGGCGCCGCCTTCGTCGCCGCGCAGGGCATCGCGGTCCCGGTGCTGGGCGTCGCCGTCTTCACGGTGGCCTGCGTCGCCGGCCTCACCGTCGGCTCGCTGCTCGTCGACCGGCTGGGGCTGTCGCCCAACGGGCCCCGCCCCTTCACCGTCCGCCGGGTCGTCGGCTGCCTGCTCGCGGTGGCCGGGGTCGCGCTCAGCGTGTCGTCGAGCCTGCTCGGCGGTCTCGGCCTGGCCGCCGGGGTGCTGGTCGTCGTCCTCGTGGTCGCGCTCGCCCTCGCCGTCGGGGCGGGCACCGCGGCGCAGCAGGCCGTCAACGGCCACGTCGCCATCCACGCCGGATCCCCGTGGACGGCGGGGCTCGTCAACTTCTCGACCGGGCTGGCGGTGCTCCTGCCGGCGCGGCTGCTGCTCGTCGGCACCGTGCCCCCCGCGCCGCTGCCGACCGCGTGGTGGAGCTACCTGTCCGGGCCGATCGGGATGTCGTTCATCATCCTCGCCGCGCTGCTCGTGCGGACGCTCGGCGTGCTGCTGCTCAGCCTCGGCAACACGGCGGGCCAGCTCGTCGGCTCCATCACCCTGGACGAGCTGCTGCCGACGGAGGCGGGGCGTCCCGGGGTCGTCGAGATGCTCGCCGCGCTCCTCATCTTCGCCGCGGTCGTCCTCGCCGCCAGCAGGCCCCGACGCTCCCGGGGCGGGGCGCCCACCGACGGCTCGGCAGGTCCACCAGTCGAGGCCGGGGCGACGCCGGCCGACGCCCCGCGTCCGTGACCGACGCCGACCTCGTCCTGCTCGGTGCCGGCGGCGCGGGCACCGCGGTGCTGCACGCCCTGGCGCACCGCGACCTCACCACCGGGCTGCCCGCCCCGCTGCGGGTCGTCGTCGTCGACCCGGTCCCCGACGACAGCGCCGCCGCCCGCCACCGGACCTGGTGCTTCTGGGCGGAGGGCGAGGCCGCCGTCGCCCCCGCCGTGCACGCCACCTGGCGCCACGTCCGGGTGAGCGACCCGGCGCGCGACCTCGTGCTCGACCTGGACCCGTTCCGCTACCACCTCGTCCGCAGCGACGACCTCGCCGCGCTCACCGCCGAGCGGGTCCGGGCCGCGCCCCGGCTGTCCGTCGAGCGCGTCGTGGCAGCGGCCGGCCGGGTGACCTCGACCACAGCGGGGGCGACGGTCCAAGTCGGTGGCCGCACCCTGCGCGCGGCGCTCGTGCTGGACTCCCGGCCCGCGAGCCCGGCCCGGGCGGGGTCGGTGTGGTGGTGGCAGCACTTCCGCGGCTGGACCCTGCCGGCGGGCGCGCTGCCCGCGGGGGTGCTCGGCGCCGGGCCCGACGGTCGCCCCGTCGCGAGCCTCATGGACTTCCGCACCGACCAGCCGGCCGCCGGGCTGTCCTTCGGGTACCTGCTCCCGC from Aquipuribacter hungaricus includes these protein-coding regions:
- a CDS encoding DMT family transporter, translated to MQPAGSTSTLGPPPHLGQASGAPTPAAGARHRLVLLVSLLGTVVVGMLVAVQSRVNGEVATVLVPGVTGGWRGPGGDRVAAGLDAAVLSFGIGWVVLVVTSLLTPRGRRGLRAVLSALRHGRLRWWQALGGTAGAAFVAAQGIAVPVLGVAVFTVACVAGLTVGSLLVDRLGLSPNGPRPFTVRRVVGCLLAVAGVALSVSSSLLGGLGLAAGVLVVVLVVALALAVGAGTAAQQAVNGHVAIHAGSPWTAGLVNFSTGLAVLLPARLLLVGTVPPAPLPTAWWSYLSGPIGMSFIILAALLVRTLGVLLLSLGNTAGQLVGSITLDELLPTEAGRPGVVEMLAALLIFAAVVLAASRPRRSRGGAPTDGSAGPPVEAGATPADAPRP
- a CDS encoding lycopene cyclase family protein gives rise to the protein MTDADLVLLGAGGAGTAVLHALAHRDLTTGLPAPLRVVVVDPVPDDSAAARHRTWCFWAEGEAAVAPAVHATWRHVRVSDPARDLVLDLDPFRYHLVRSDDLAALTAERVRAAPRLSVERVVAAAGRVTSTTAGATVQVGGRTLRAALVLDSRPASPARAGSVWWWQHFRGWTLPAGALPAGVLGAGPDGRPVASLMDFRTDQPAAGLSFGYLLPLPDGRALAEYTEFSPARLDDAGYDAALRGYLARLGVSPDVVPDHVETGVIPMTDGAFARRSGPRVLRTGTAGGATRGSTGYTFSAMLRDGEAVADLVAGGALARPGAVRLPPPYPPRHRWMDAVQLQALQAGRVQGPTFFTDLFDRRPAPQVLRFLDGTTTLADDLQIMSASPTLQMSLSAGSDALDRLRRRVRRPGGEQGQPVPVRTDR